AACCTTAAAAACAACAGATTAACTGGTTTGTAAAAGTATatcaaatagagagagaaatgaataaagaaacaaataaatagagaaacaaacagatgaataaataaataaatatatatagagagaattaTGTACgtgaacaaataaaatgaatacacagatgaaagaatgaataaataaacaaatataaaagcTGACTGATCACCCCATTTTTTGTGTTTGAAATGTGGATTGTTATAACGGTGTGGGCTATAGACTTCAGATTTGAGAATTCTGCTTTCACATCTGTCTTCCCTTCTCCTGGACACCttgtggttttgggggggttttttgttttgttttgcttttgttttgctgttttgattAAATGTGTACATACTGAATACTATAATTGTGTCGTAATTTATAATgcagcatgttttgtttttcttttgtttgagtTTTGCCATGATAGATCACGATCTAgcacttctgtttttttcctcccaCTTTTGTGTATCTGTTGCTTTTGTACATGCTTTTGTCTGCCGTACATATTCTGCTCAGAATAAAAATGCGCGCCCTTCATTTCGTTTtgattgttttaactcactcagtacggccagccctctcttctcctctacacagacccctcggatgtccagtgggtgtctcaatgacccaacctttagcttccgtcgtcagaattgtggtattctttgtcgtcaacattcacgtcttcagtaacCAAGAGTCTGTggccgcttgcaatattttgatgatggtaattggggtgaaacgctgttaacgtcgtctctttcgccgttcgtatggaaagagttaatcgattgactgagtgagtgagtgatagacgAAGGGTGATTCTGGCTTCATGCTCATGACCACTCTCCCTGTTCTTCTCATGCTAAGTTAAGAGAAATAGAAGGGAGTGATTCTGTATTAATTTTATGCCCATATATATACTCCCCTCAAAATGTTAAGCTTAAGAActcaggggttgggggggtgggggggggtatacatTGGCCTAATGcccaaatcagagagagagagggggggaggggggaggatggagggaggagaagagggaagtgGACTTTCTTAAGTTTCGGCCAATTAATTGATCGATAAGATACCCTACGTTTTTCTatcactttacgagaaagcgtggtcgttcccctctcactttacgagaaagcgtggtcgttccccactcactttacgagaaagcgtggtcgttcccctctcactttacgagaaagcgtggtcgttcccctctcactttacgagaaagcgtggtcgttcccctctcactttacgagaaagtgtggtcgttcccctctcactttacgagaaagtgtggtcgttcccctctcactttacgagaaagtgtggtcgttcccctctcactttacgagaaagtgtggtcgttcccctctcacattacgagaaagcgtggtcgttcccctcttactttacgagaaagtgtggtcgttcccctctcacttaacgagaaagtgtggtcgttccccacTCACTTAACGAGAAAACGTGGTTGTTCCcctctcactttacgagaaaaCGGTTGTTCCcctctcactttacgagaaagcgtggtcgttccccactcactttacgagaaagtgtggtcgttcccctctcactttacgagaaagcgtggtcgttcccctctcactttacgagaaagcggTCGTTCCcctctcactttacgagaaagcgtggtcgttcccctctcactttacgagaaagtgtggtcgttcccctctcaCTTTTTCTATTACGAGAACGTGTGGGATGTCCccttattattatatatatatatgtgtgtgtgtgtgtgtgtgtgtgtgtgtgtgtgtgtgtgtgtgtattgccttTATCATCAGAGTTAGTTTCTTGTCtgttcccaatgcaaatcttagagaaaattcagagagagaaagaaaagagagagaggggcgacgACAACGCCGTACATATTGACAATGGCGTTAGCGAAGTCATCAACAGTAATGTACTAAATGACATATTTATTATATTTCACGTAAGATGGATCATTGCATCGACTTCACATTCAACAtcagaatcaatagcaaacaacaaaattTAGGCAATGTGAAAacttcaaacagaaatataatataccaagatttgaaccgaatctttcccgagggatgttgGGACTAACATCGGCATGatccaactttctacataaatgtgacgggaaaaggtgtttcacaatgctttgcCCTCGCGAAGGGAGCATGAAAACGGGACCAAAAAAAGTTTGGTGTTTCGGTGTTGTAATGCACCTTTTTATGTCACATTTATTTGGAATGTTACTTCGTTTCATGCTTGttcaccatcattgtcatgattgtcgttgtcgtcgtcctgccccacccccacccccccccccccccccgtcactgtCTTCAATATAgcgtcaccatcattgtcatgatcGTGGTTGttgtcccccctctttctctgttccttctgtctctctctctctctcacagttttCTCTAAGGGCTGTGTTTGGTAAAAGACCCCGATGACAAagggaatgttgttgtttttatgcagaTAAgtgggacttcccacgctttcccACAACTGAGAGAAGACGTGGGAGtggaacgaccacgctttctcgctatcccacactttctcgtgaagtgagagaaatcgtggggttgcgagaaatggtggggtttgactgtgctttcatatctgtgaaactgcatgttcggtgcatatctgttatgcatgtgtgggtgtatatgtgaatgtgtgtcttcatgttttacatctatttgcttatttatcatcattgttatctcttttttttctttttctttttacattatagttattatttatttatttatttatttatttgtgtaagcttatctattatttattcacccttttttttctttttttttctcaaggcctgactaagcgcgttgggttacgccggctgctggtcaggcatctgcttggcagatgtggtgtagcgtatatggatttgtccgaacgcagtgacgcctccttgagctactgaggaaaaaaaaaagaggtggggttgcgagaaatgGTGGGCGAACAACTCCTGTGTCCCACTGTGTCTACAGATGACTACCAACCTCTCCACCTGACTTAACTCCCTGTTACTTCATCCAACAGGATGTAGGGAACTGTGTCAGCGGATCTCACTGGCTAATTCTCTGCGTCACGTGGGGCCTGGTGTCCTCACTGCATTGGTCAACTGTTAAACACCGGACTGAGTTGGAGAGATCTGCTTAAAGTGACTGATAGTTTCGTGCCATGGAAAAAGATAATTGCTAAGAAAACTGCCCAACTCCGGTATCTCTACATATGGGATTACTTAGGGATTACggtgaggatatatatatatatatcaaacgtgcgtgcacgagcgcgcgcgcacacacacacacacacacacacacacacacacacacacacacacacacacacacacacacacacagagagtaagagagagagagagagagtaaactgtGTCTTTTCATTTCTGACGAACAATTTTCAAGTCACACAATCTGAACTCTCTAACCTTTTAGTCCGATGTGATTGTGATTAAGTAcagtaaacaaacagaaaaatgccAGGAATATCTGTcattttctgtccctctctctctacgtgtgttGTACAcacgttgcgcgcgcgcgcgcgcgcacacacacacacacacacacacacacacacacacacagtaagagagagagagagtagactgaGTCTTTTCATTTCTGACGAACTATTTTCAAGTCACACAATCTGAACTCTCCAACCTTTTAGTCCGATGTGATTAAGTACAGTAAACCTCGTCCGAAACCAAGAGTCTGTGGCCAGCAGAATTGTTCTGTTGGCAGAGAGAAGGTAATTTGCTAAAGGACTGGAGGCAAGGTACTTGATAAGAACGAAGGCGAGTTTTAAGGTACACATCCTTCACACGCTGGGAGGCTGACTTGGCAGAAAAGGCCGGACGACATATTCTTCTGTCCAAGGTGAGTTGCTTTTCATACGAATTACAGTTATCGGAggcagtaatttcattattattactgtttcaATTCATGGTAGTGTTATTGTTGATGTAGATTTTGCTGATGGCGAtgaatttgtttttttatgtttcattcGTAGCTTTGATGGAGTGCATGTATCGATACACTGTTATTCGAGTTGCCTTTTGTTGTCTTCATGATTTGGTGGTTAGTTAGTTTTCTGCAGCTTTCGGTGTTGCTGTataagtcatcatcatcgtcgtcgtcgttaccaATGTTTTTGGCCGTTGCATGGTGAAATAGATGCTGAGTTTTCCAACAAACGATGGTGAATTTATCCAATGTGATGAGCTCCACTCACAACAGAGATGCTTTCCTGCATTGTATACCGAAAATCCAAACTTTTTTGTTATTTACAAACCGATGAATAACTGTTAAATCTGGACAAATAcgtcgatttttcaaacgcatttttttttcaagctgttcatagtTCACTTGCGTCTGAAACAGCTGTTCGTGTGTTGAGTGAGAGACCAGCAGCACACCATAAACAGTCAACATGATTCAAATAATCTCATGGGGTTTTCATTTCTAAAATTTCATGAAAACAAACCTGCTTGTATGAAGCGGCCCTGAACTTTTCGTgaagtgtgtgtacatatacagagCTGTTCGTCACGTGAAGCTCCTAATCTCATGCAGCCAGCTTTCAGCCACATGGCTGAAGGGTCAGTCCATATACTACGCAgagcaagaacaataataataataatggatatttatatagcacactatccagaaatctgatctaggtgctttacaaaaacgctttgttaacataaaacattacatctatgttacatacacacaccaaaatatgaccacacacacacacacacgcacacacacacactgcgtacatatattttaataatacatgtgtatctaacagctaccctaacacatacgcacacataggcaggcacaaacttgcataaacgcacgcacacacaatacacagtcatatacatgcatgtagttaacacagtcaagcacagctaacgcaaaggaagtggacctgccacaattgaacttactgctgagggaaaaggtgtgttttgagacgagatttaaaagatgcgagggaatcagaatgacggaggttatcatcAACCCTTGAAGCTTTTAGGTACATCACTTCAAGCCAGTACTTTTGATGCATGATGCTTGTCGCCAGTCGGCACTCGGataaaataaaagacagaaaaaaaaaaccaagggaatcctactgtatttgtatttgtatttctttttataacaatagatttctctgtgtgaaattcgggctgttctccttagggagagcgcgtcgctacaccacagcgccacgcattttttttttttttttcctgcgtgcagttttatttgttcagttTACTGGAGCAAAAGTTAATAATTGTCTTGTCTAGTATTCATTTTTCATCAATCCGACCTCGTTTCTCTTCAAtacatgctgatgatgatgatgatgataacgacgacgacgacgactgacgacgatgacaatgatgatgatgatgatgacgacgacaatgatgacgacgatgacgatgacgatgatgatgatgatgacgactggacgatgacaatgatgatgatgatgatgacgacgacaatgatgacgatgacgatgatgatggtgaccagATGACGCgattcctcgccctcctcctcctcctccatctggcGGTCGTGACGTCACGTTCTTCTCCGTCGCTGTTCCCGTCATCCGTTTCCTCTTCCGCTTCTAACGTCACTTCCGCCGACcccggcaacagcagcagcacctccACCGACAGCTGCCTCCTCTCCCAGCAGAAAGCCAGGGAAGTGTTCAACTTCACGGGCGCCCCTGACATGCAGGTGTTGTCACAGAGCGAGCGACAGCTGCTGGAAGAGTTGGTGAAGGCGGGCGAGGCGTGCCGTGTACGTGACTTCCTCACTGCCAGCAATGCCGACAGTGTCTTTAGTCTGGTGGATGGTGAGTGAGTTCACTTCAGTCCGCTGTAGACCAGTTTGGTTTGCTTTAAAGGGATACTGCATTTCTATTTTTGATGTCGCTTAATTCTGTTGTGACTCAACCCACATTATTTTGTCTGATCGAATTTAGTTTGATTTGATTCAGTCCAGTCGTGTCGACAGTGTGTTCGGTTTGGTAGATGGTGAGTTCACTTCGGTCCGGTGCAGATCAGTTTGGTTTGCTTCAAATTGAGGATATATTTTATAACTTATGTTGCTTAAATTCAGTTGTGACCCATCCCACCCTAGTCTAATCGAATTTAGTTTGGTTTGATCTAGTTCAATGCATTGACAGTGTGTTCGGTCTGGTAGATGGTAAGTTCACTTTGGTCCGGAGGTGACCACTTTGGTTTGCTTCAAATTCAGGATGTATTTTATTTTTGATGTTgctcaattcagttcaattgTGACCCAACCCACCCTAGTCTGATCGAATCCAATTTAAACCAGTCCAATTaattcacccctttttttgtcaCTACATTTGGGTCTGTTTGTAGTCAATTCATTCGTCCATATTCAGCTTATTTCATAAAGTtatgtatttcttcttatcaATTTTTTTCAGTTCAATTAATTCACTTCCTTTTGTTTCAGCTCATTTTGGTTTGATTTATAATCAATTAATTCAATTATATTCGATTCATTTTTATAACCttgtatatttctttttgtcaagGTTTTGTTTACTATGATCAAGAAAAGCGAAGAGAAGCATTAAGGAGGAAATAATTATTGTTTCCTTTTGTTATGTAAAGGCACGTACTTCAAGCCATCGCTGTTTGCGCTATTCAccaactgtatgatagtcagtcgtgtccgactatgaccatcagaaccggagcagaggagacaactgctgtcccgaccatctgggctagaatttgattatagtggagagtgtcttgcccatgttaatccccactctctcggccaagagggttttaggacagtcggcgctggggtggttcccaaagaccaactagcccccaaggctgcagcactaagagcgaaTACAATTTCGCTTCAAAGTTTGAGATTCATAGttcttcacagaagactaagctttAAATGATTTCGCATTGCAATtgagaaatcattgataataaagctctcactttgctgttggcccatctgtaaacttatgtcaatctgtgatataagctcagtgttgggCCTATAACCAGCTAGCACTCAGGTACATACAGAGGGCGGGGAAATTCACCCAGAGAATTCCCACACTGTACCAAGAGAGACAAACTGGAACAGCAGATCTCCTCTGTCATAACAGCAGCGGAACAGCTCCGTGAAATCATCACAGTGCTGTTTTCCTcaccctgtctttttttctgattcagaCATTTAGAGGTCTTTGAAACTTCTGTAATTAGGTCTATTGGTGTATTGACTTTTTCTCTTCCCCAGCACTCCCCATCAGATATGTGCATCGCTTCCTTGGATTCCTTGCAACTGTGAGTCTGCTGTTGCTTGTTTGGTTTGATTTCTAaagttgtactctgtgtgtgtgtgtgtgtgtctgcgtgcgtgcgtgcgtgtgtgtgtgtgtctgtgtgtctgcgtgtgtgtgtgtatgtgtgtgtgcatgcgtgtttgtatgtgtgtgtgtgtgcagagtgactctatctttgaagagagagtgaaggagggaacggcacacagacagatagaataaacaaacattccacactaaaaaaaaagtggacagacaagcaaacacgcAAAGTggtttcaacaacaacataaatcttTTACATCTGATTTCGCGTTTtgctggagtaaaaaaaaaaattgttcggtATCCAATTCTTCTCGCGAAGATATCGTTTGTTTACTTTCTTTTGACACGAATGATTGACCATACACGTGCGCTGTGGGCACGGACAGGCGTCAGCAGCAGAGCGAGGCAAGCTGGGAGGTGATGAACGGAACACGACTCTGGCACCACTGCTGGCATCAGGCTGGACCACCGTGTCTGGCAGAGACGCCATCTACAAAGAGTTCGTCTTCAAGGATTTCAACCAGGTCACGTATCGTTGCGTTGCGTTCGTTGTGGATGGGTGAGGtgttagagagtgagtgagtgtgtgtgtgtgtgtgtgtgtgtgcgtgtgtgtttccatatAATTGtaagtgtatataattatgtgtgtgtgcattcgtgtgtgtgtgtataagcatgcGCGCatacttgtctctgtgtgtgtgtgccgtgcgtgtgtgtgtgcgcgcgcgcgctgagggATGTGAAtgttacacatacaaacatacatacagacagacagacaaacagacagacagagagacagacagatgtcaaAGGCCCTGTCCGTTTCAGGCGTTCGGCTTCATGACCCGTGTGGCCATCAAAGCCGATGGAATGGCTCATCATCCTGAGTGGTTCAACGTTTATAATAAGGTGAGTGGTGgctggtttggttgtctgtggaTGTTTAACGTTTATGGTGGAGTGATAGTTTatagtggattgatggcctagatgtaacgcgtccgccaaggaagcgagagaatctgagcgctctggttcgaatctcggctcagcctctccccctccactagaccccgagtggtggtctgggcgctggtcattcggatgacgcgataaaccgaggtcccgtgtgcagcatgcacttagcacacgtaaaagaacccacggcaacaaatgggttgtttctggcaaaattctgtagaaaaatcaacttcgataggaaaaacaaaactgcacgcaggaaaaaattcaaaaatatgggtggcgctgtagtatagtgacgcactctctctggggtgagcccaattttcacacagaaaaatctgttgtgataaaaagaaatacaaataatgtgaGTGGTGGTTCGTTTGGTTGTCTGCGGATGCTTAACGTTTTTGAtaaggtgtaggggggggggggggaggggagggttgtggaTGGTTCAACGTTTATGTAAGGTgagtgttgttggggtttttgtgtgtgtttatgataaggtgagtgggtttttttgtgggtggttAAACGTTTATAAGGtgagtgttggtttgttttggttgtctgtGGATGCTTAACGTTTGAAACAAAGTAAGTGTTGGCTCGTTAATTATCTAATGCGGATGTTCGACGTGAGTGGGTGTCAAGTGGTTCGTTTTGGTTTTCTGCTCATGTTTAACGTTTGAAATAAATTCTGTGTTTGCTGGTTAATATTTGAGGCGGATAAAGTTATTGATGGTTCGTTTTGGTAATTTGTAGATGCACGAAAAAGATGGGGCCTGCTTGTGATTGTTCAATGTTTATTATAAAATGAGTGGTGGTTTGTGATAGTAAAATGTTAAAAGCAAAAGCAAGTAGTGGTATGTGATGGGTAACAACAGTTAACGCACCATTGGTACAAACGGACAACATTGTTTTCAGATGGGCTCTGCTTATGATCGTTAAAACTTTATCATAATATGGGTGGTGGTTTGTGATGGCTTGTTAGTGTAGCAAAACAAGTAGTGGTTCCTGATGGCCAGTTAACAACACTGTTTCAATCCACCATTGTTGCAAAAGGACGACATGTGTTTCAGGTGCAGGTTACTCTCACGACTCATGACGTTGGTGGTGTCTCAGACAAGGACGTAACTCTGGCCAATTTCATGGAGGAAGCTGCGAAACCTTTCGTTCAGTGACCTCCCTATATGGCAATCAATTCAACAGAGCACGCGTATCACCTGGAAAGATGATGCCATAGCATGTGTTCAATGGTCTCTGTAGTGTGGGCCTCACGGTTATTACCCTAGAAAATGTTTCTATGtccatcttgttttttttcttttgttggaaGAGAAGAATATATTGATGATGCGTCAGCGTGCAACTGTTGTGTTATTtgatgtgaatggagagagacagaagcaaacaaGTACTTTCTTTCCCACAAGTGAAACTGCCACGGTATAAATAAAACCGACATTTTCCTGTGGTTAGGAATTACACAGCGAGATAATGAAGTTCATTCTCAAAGCATTTGCTGATTATCGTTCCTTTATACCGAAGACGTCTCGAATGaaactcacgaacacacacacacatatatgtgtatatcactcatagagaaagaatgagagtgtgtgtgggtgcttgtgCGCGAGTTCCTTAGCATGTACGGATGTGCTCTGTATGTCTTTGCCTTTCTAGCTGTCTCTGTCAAGGTTCCTCAATCTCATTGTCcgacctattctctctctctcccagaaaaGCGTGTACATTAACATACGTACATTGgttcttttcttcctccattcCTGAACACATTCACAAATTGCTCCCTACCacatacacagaccacacacacacatactacaactactactactaccgtggcttgtgtacacacacacaaactgtcgtTGCCTTGTGAACAGTTCTGTTGGATGTGAGCAAGTGTTTGGGCATACATCTTCCAGTCATCATTTTGGGTGTTGCATGAGAGCAGAGAAGATCGTGCGCTGATTCTGTGTTCTTCCCTCAGTTGTCTGCAGGACAGTATGTTGATTAACAATCCGTTCAGCAGGACTGTATCTCAATCAAACCtatgtgtccgtttgtgtgtttgGTGACATATGCCTTCACTTCTCTGAATCTGTGAACTTTGCCTTGAGCTGTTTGTCTGTCCAAAGTGAATTTTGGTAAAGGTTTATAGATGACATGGTTTTTTTAAAGACTTTCAGGCACAATATTTACTATGTCCACCACACAATCTAGTTTTACCGTAAACTGATAATCCAATGAAATCCAGTTTCTTGACAATGATGACCATACAATTGCAGCACAGTATTCTAGAGACCGACGTGTGTTGCAAGCTCACAGACTCCCACGCCTATGTTCACTATGATTCCTGCCACCCCAGTCACTGTAGTGGAAACAACCCATACAGTCTGTTCCTCCGAGAACATCGCCTCAGAGCACTCCTTCTGACTTTGAAATTAGATGCAAAGAAACGGTTGACTTCCACCACTTGACTGACAACTCCAAATGATTTATTCCTAGACTTTTTATTGATGAAGATCAGATCAAGAACTATCTCTTACGCaactatgaagaagaagaaaacaaatgaagaggagaagaaattACAGCAAGACCTTCAACAGCTTGAACAAATAATAATGAATTACAcgtaaagaagacattaaaaaTATAGAAGCAAAAATGGAATGATTGAGGGTTATTCCAGGGAGGAAACATAGAGAGGGTAATTCTGAGATCAAGGGCAAGATGGACAGCTGAAGGAGAAAAAAGTGACAAAATATTTCTGCCATTTAGAAAAAAGACATTCAGTTTTGAAAGAGTACGGCAAGACAAACTGATATACACGGTAATATTCTGAATGATCAAAAAATCATTTTAGAagaggtcctttttttttcttttcctttttaaaaaatttatataCAAATTCCCATGCTGAATATGAAGATTCTGAAATAAATGAAATCATAAATATCCCACATTTAGACTTTGAAGAAGCAAATAATCTAGAGGGTGATATCACATTGGAAGAAGCTAGTTTGGCATTTAAATATATGAAGAACAATAAAAGTCCTGGTACAGATGGTTTCACTGCAGAATTTTTGAAGTGATTTTGGAGCAGAATTGGGGGTTTGTGGTCAGGTCGCTAAATGCCACTTTTAAAAGAAAGCTTTCTGCATCCTGAAACAAGGGATGATTTGTATGTATTCCTAAAGGAAATAAACCTAGAAATGTCATTAAAAATTGAGGGCCAATATCATTACTAAATGTTGTATACAAAATAGGATCATCATGTATAGCCAGTTGTATAAAAACTGTCTGTCCTAGGCTTACTGTAGAAAACCAAACTGGCTTTATTCAGAACAGATATATTGGTGATAACATGAGGTTAATTTATGATATAATAGCTTACTTAGAACACGACCAGTGaactgtgtttttctgtttttaattacCAAATCAATGTATACAACAATCTTGGTGCAacacattgttttctttgttttggatGTTATTTAATCTGATATCAGTTACTCTGTAAAAAATATTCTAGCAGTAGAATCTGATGATTCAAACTTCACAATATTGTCTGCCAGCCTTAAAGTTTAATGTTATAATTGCGGTCCATGGCAGTGGATGGTCATCTTCGACAGAATGACAACTGGTCAGCTGAAAACAAGGGAATGTTGTTCTTCAAATCCAAATGGATGATGTAGTCACTCCTGGCAGTGGCATGTTGCATATTATCTGGGATATTGTCTTGACTTATGTTGATCATTTATCAATTAAATGCATCATTTCATCAAAATTGAGAATCATGCATCACAATAATAGAACATTATTGAATTAAAAGCTGAACAAAAATTATTTGTGTTTATAGATCATGTACATAACCGTGAGTTCAATTATATGTGCAGGTACTAAATGAGTGGTTTCCAAACATACAACATACCTTTGGACATTCACTAAAATAAGAAATGTTTGGTGatgcaaaatatttttttaaactgcacACATTCTCATTCTCaacttctccctcacacacactcaatgacaAAAACATGTCTGTTAACCATATCTGACATTCAATTTTACTatgatttctttttcagttgaTGAAGAGTATGGGGACACTAGCTGCAAAACAGGCAAAATGCATCAATAACCTGGGTGTCCATTCTCAGGGTGTACAAATGTTACAAGACACAACTCAGGCTCAAACATACAATTACAAAATGGAGAAATATGTACAGTTTTTGAAAATGGAATATGCAGAATTCAGGACAAAATAGTGCGTTTGATAAATTGTACAAAGCATTCTGTTGTGATGATTAGAGGATTTTGTAGGATTAATATCAGTTTACTGATTAAAAGACCATTTGGTAT
This window of the Babylonia areolata isolate BAREFJ2019XMU chromosome 17, ASM4173473v1, whole genome shotgun sequence genome carries:
- the LOC143291436 gene encoding pterin-4-alpha-carbinolamine dehydratase 2-like gives rise to the protein MTRFLALLLLLHLAVVTSRSSPSLFPSSVSSSASNVTSADPGNSSSTSTDSCLLSQQKAREVFNFTGAPDMQVLSQSERQLLEELVKAGEACRVRDFLTASNADSVFSLVDALPIRYVHRFLGFLATASAAERGKLGGDERNTTLAPLLASGWTTVSGRDAIYKEFVFKDFNQAFGFMTRVAIKADGMAHHPEWFNVYNKVQVTLTTHDVGGVSDKDVTLANFMEEAAKPFVQ